A stretch of the Chloroflexota bacterium genome encodes the following:
- a CDS encoding molybdopterin-dependent oxidoreductase: MTTTGVALDFVTAKPELAAYPPVEQWDDWMEYESTDWPRRVEKHYMLVPTVCFNCESGCGLLAYIDKATMQVRKFEGNPEHPGSRGRNCAKGPATYSQVTDPERILFPLKRAGKRGEGKWERVTWDQVLDDIGGRIRKALIEGRRNEIMYHVGRPGHDGYMDRVLQAWGIDGHNSHTNVCSSAARLGYSLWHGFDRPSPDHANARFILLISSHLETGHYFNPHAQRIIEAKMRGAKIAVLDTRLSNTASMADYWLPTWPGSEAAVLLAMARVILNENLFDRDFVRRWTNWEELLANVPNEPNAQLPLTNYDFDTFIARLKEIYAGFTPEFAEQESGIPAPTIVEIAREIGRAGSAFATHVWRSAATANLGGWQVARCVELLSVLVGAVGTPGGTSPNGFNKFVPTPPLKPPPQKVWNELLMPKEYPLSYFELSFLLPHFLKEGRGKLAVYFTRVYNPVWTNPDGATWMEVLSDENLIGLHAALTPTWNETAWFADYVLPMGLGPERHDLMSYETHAAQWIAFRQPVRRVALEKIGKPVKYTYEANPGQVWEEDEFWIELSWRIDPDGSLGIRKYFESPYRPGEKMTVTDYYRWIFENSVPGLPEAAQKEKLTPLEFMRKYGAFTVKDLVYKTHEKELTEKELEGTNVDAATHVVKKAGAAIGVEIDGKKYIGFPTPSRKLEIYSRTMKDWKWSEYALPGYIQSHVNRGNVNRANNEFVLLSTFRLPTQIHTRSANSKWLAEISHKNPVWLNNDDARRLGVNTGNLVRVTTDIGYFVDKVWATESIRPGVVACSHHMGRWRLDAQSGSGWLAATVKLEHADGKWTMNQLEGAKPFASSDPDSQRVWWNEVGVHQNLTMAVHPDPISGMHCWHQKVRVEKALPGDRYGDVFVDTNRAHEIYKEWLALTRPAPGPDNLRRPLWMPRAVKPDPSAYKIE; encoded by the coding sequence ATTACATGCTTGTGCCGACCGTCTGCTTTAACTGCGAATCCGGTTGCGGTTTGCTCGCGTACATTGATAAAGCGACGATGCAAGTCCGCAAGTTCGAAGGCAATCCCGAACATCCTGGGTCGCGCGGGCGCAATTGCGCGAAGGGTCCGGCGACATACAGCCAGGTCACTGATCCCGAACGGATTTTGTTTCCACTGAAACGCGCGGGCAAGCGCGGCGAAGGCAAATGGGAACGCGTGACCTGGGATCAAGTGCTCGACGACATTGGCGGACGCATTCGTAAAGCGTTAATCGAAGGACGGCGCAACGAGATCATGTATCACGTCGGTCGCCCCGGACACGACGGTTACATGGATCGCGTGTTGCAGGCGTGGGGCATTGACGGACACAATTCGCACACGAACGTTTGCTCGTCGGCGGCGCGGCTCGGCTATTCATTGTGGCATGGCTTTGATCGTCCCTCGCCCGACCACGCGAACGCGCGATTCATTCTTCTGATCTCGTCGCATCTCGAAACCGGGCACTATTTCAATCCGCACGCGCAGCGCATCATCGAAGCGAAAATGCGCGGTGCGAAAATCGCGGTGCTCGATACGCGTTTATCGAACACGGCTTCGATGGCGGACTATTGGTTGCCGACGTGGCCCGGTTCGGAGGCGGCGGTTCTGCTCGCGATGGCGCGCGTGATCCTGAACGAGAATTTGTTCGACCGCGATTTCGTGCGTCGCTGGACGAACTGGGAAGAGTTGCTGGCAAACGTGCCAAACGAGCCAAATGCTCAATTACCACTTACCAATTACGATTTTGATACGTTCATCGCGCGATTGAAAGAAATCTATGCCGGGTTCACTCCGGAATTTGCGGAGCAAGAATCCGGCATTCCCGCGCCGACGATTGTCGAAATCGCGCGCGAGATCGGACGCGCGGGGTCGGCGTTTGCGACGCACGTGTGGCGCAGCGCCGCGACGGCGAATTTGGGCGGCTGGCAAGTGGCGCGGTGTGTGGAACTTTTGAGCGTGCTCGTCGGCGCGGTGGGAACGCCGGGCGGCACATCTCCCAACGGGTTTAACAAATTTGTGCCGACGCCGCCGCTCAAGCCGCCGCCGCAAAAAGTGTGGAACGAACTCCTGATGCCGAAAGAGTACCCGCTGTCGTACTTTGAATTGAGTTTCCTCCTGCCGCATTTCTTGAAAGAAGGACGCGGCAAACTCGCGGTCTACTTTACGCGCGTCTACAATCCCGTGTGGACGAATCCGGACGGCGCGACCTGGATGGAAGTGCTATCCGACGAAAATCTCATCGGCTTGCACGCCGCGCTCACGCCAACATGGAACGAGACCGCGTGGTTCGCCGATTACGTTCTGCCGATGGGACTCGGACCGGAGCGACACGACTTGATGAGTTACGAAACGCACGCCGCGCAGTGGATCGCGTTTCGCCAGCCGGTGCGCCGCGTCGCACTCGAAAAAATCGGCAAGCCAGTCAAGTATACGTACGAAGCCAACCCAGGTCAGGTCTGGGAAGAAGACGAATTCTGGATCGAGTTGTCGTGGCGGATTGATCCCGATGGATCGCTCGGCATTCGCAAGTATTTTGAATCGCCGTACCGTCCCGGCGAAAAGATGACGGTCACGGATTACTACCGCTGGATTTTCGAGAACAGCGTCCCAGGTTTGCCGGAAGCCGCGCAAAAAGAAAAACTGACGCCGCTCGAATTCATGCGCAAGTACGGCGCGTTCACGGTTAAAGACCTGGTTTACAAGACGCACGAGAAGGAACTGACGGAAAAGGAACTCGAGGGAACGAATGTGGATGCGGCGACGCATGTCGTGAAAAAAGCCGGCGCAGCAATCGGCGTGGAGATTGACGGCAAAAAGTACATCGGCTTTCCCACGCCTTCGCGCAAACTCGAAATTTATTCGCGCACGATGAAAGACTGGAAATGGTCCGAGTACGCTTTGCCGGGATACATTCAGAGTCACGTGAATCGCGGCAATGTCAATCGCGCGAATAACGAATTCGTTCTGCTCTCGACGTTTCGCCTACCGACCCAGATTCACACACGCAGCGCCAATTCGAAATGGCTCGCCGAAATTTCGCACAAGAATCCGGTGTGGCTGAACAACGACGACGCACGCCGGCTCGGCGTGAACACCGGCAACCTGGTGCGCGTAACGACCGACATCGGCTATTTCGTGGACAAGGTGTGGGCGACGGAAAGCATTCGCCCCGGCGTGGTCGCGTGTTCGCATCACATGGGACGCTGGCGTCTCGACGCGCAGAGCGGTTCGGGCTGGCTTGCCGCCACCGTGAAACTTGAACACGCCGACGGCAAGTGGACGATGAACCAACTTGAAGGTGCGAAACCATTTGCGAGCAGTGACCCTGATTCACAGCGCGTGTGGTGGAACGAGGTCGGCGTGCATCAGAATCTGACGATGGCAGTGCATCCCGATCCGATCAGCGGGATGCACTGTTGGCATCAAAAGGTGCGCGTCGAAAAGGCGTTGCCCGGCGACCGCTACGGCGATGTGTTTGTGGACACGAACCGCGCGCACGAAATCTACAAGGAATGGCTCGCGCTGACGCGTCCCGCTCCCGGTCCGGATAACTTGCGCCGACCGTTGTGGATGCCGCGCGCGGTCAAACCCGATCCCAGCGCGTACAAAATCGAATGA
- a CDS encoding molecular chaperone TorD family protein, which translates to MSTWQREQNDFARAETCRLLARLFLIEPDDAMIAQLRDDARFASALSSDLHDLRVEYTRLFTLNVYPYASVFLDVEGVLNTATTARVQRAYEQAGFQLDAALPIGASDHFGAELLFVAHLLEHKRNEAAQTFLRDEIAAWAIIFLPAVEQNARAEFYRTLARETLKWVCANIAPLDYAPSPPITDLPDPSLDEQNLNSIVAYLLSPARSGIFLRKDDLTRIARETGLPVRFGDRTGMVRSLFIAAGESQSVQLLLPTLQMETQRWLERYMIAEKENPSMATSARAWLDRAQRTSVYLERMRDAL; encoded by the coding sequence TTGTCAACCTGGCAACGTGAACAAAATGATTTCGCGCGAGCAGAGACGTGTCGTCTCCTCGCGCGATTATTTTTGATCGAACCCGACGACGCGATGATCGCACAGTTGCGCGACGACGCGCGATTCGCGTCTGCATTGTCGTCTGACCTCCACGATTTGCGCGTCGAGTACACGCGGTTGTTTACGCTGAACGTCTATCCGTACGCGTCGGTGTTTCTCGACGTGGAGGGAGTGCTCAACACGGCGACAACCGCGCGTGTGCAACGTGCGTACGAGCAAGCCGGTTTTCAACTCGATGCCGCGTTGCCAATTGGCGCGTCGGATCATTTCGGCGCGGAATTGCTTTTCGTCGCGCATTTGTTGGAACACAAGCGTAACGAGGCGGCGCAGACATTTCTGCGCGATGAGATCGCGGCGTGGGCGATTATTTTCTTACCCGCCGTCGAACAAAACGCGCGCGCGGAATTCTATCGAACGCTCGCGCGCGAAACGCTCAAGTGGGTTTGCGCGAATATTGCGCCGCTCGACTACGCACCGTCTCCTCCGATCACTGATCTCCCCGACCCATCGCTCGACGAACAGAATTTGAACTCCATCGTCGCGTATCTTCTCAGCCCGGCGCGGTCGGGCATCTTTTTGCGCAAGGATGATCTCACCCGTATCGCGCGTGAAACCGGATTACCTGTTCGCTTTGGTGACCGAACCGGCATGGTGCGGAGTTTGTTCATCGCAGCGGGCGAATCACAAAGCGTGCAGTTATTGTTGCCGACGTTGCAGATGGAAACGCAGAGGTGGCTCGAACGTTACATGATCGCGGAGAAGGAAAATCCCTCGATGGCGACCTCTGCCCGAGCGTGGCTAGACCGCGCCCAGAGAACGTCAGTATATTTGGAAAGAATGCGGGATGCGCTTTAG
- a CDS encoding glycosyltransferase family 2 protein, with the protein MKVAVIIPALNEAGCIGDLVKEVTLQSVAEIIVVDNGSTDGTGEAATCAGARVVYEPRRGYGYACAAGVAAARANDVFVFLDGDHSFLPSEMPRLLAPLQENRADLVLGSRTRGFIEPGSMPFHQRFGNWLVATLVRRLYGLPLTDLGPYRAVRRALMLALDMREMTYGWPTEMIIKAARQHARIVEAPVSYHARRAGQSKVSGTVRGTLLAAHRILSVTFRYAFM; encoded by the coding sequence GTGAAAGTTGCCGTTATCATCCCGGCATTGAATGAAGCCGGGTGCATTGGGGACTTGGTCAAAGAAGTAACGCTACAGTCGGTCGCAGAAATCATCGTCGTGGACAATGGCTCGACCGATGGGACCGGGGAAGCCGCGACATGTGCCGGGGCACGCGTTGTTTACGAACCGCGACGCGGCTATGGATATGCGTGCGCTGCCGGTGTTGCCGCCGCGCGCGCCAACGACGTGTTCGTGTTCCTGGATGGCGACCATAGTTTTCTGCCAAGCGAAATGCCGCGACTGCTCGCGCCGTTGCAAGAAAATCGCGCGGATTTGGTTTTGGGTTCGCGCACGCGCGGATTCATCGAACCTGGGTCAATGCCATTTCATCAACGCTTTGGTAACTGGCTTGTCGCGACCTTGGTGCGCCGGCTATATGGTTTGCCCCTTACCGATCTCGGACCGTATCGCGCCGTGCGACGCGCTTTGATGCTTGCGTTAGACATGCGCGAGATGACCTACGGATGGCCCACGGAGATGATCATCAAAGCGGCGCGCCAGCACGCGCGGATTGTCGAGGCGCCGGTCAGTTACCATGCACGTCGGGCGGGGCAATCCAAAGTGAGTGGTACGGTGCGCGGCACATTGTTAGCCGCGCACCGCATTTTGAGCGTGACCTTTCGCTATGCGTTCATGTAA
- a CDS encoding TIGR04282 family arsenosugar biosynthesis glycosyltransferase, translating to MKRALLVIAKRPSPGQTKTRLTPPLAAEQAAQLYECLLRDTLDIARAVPDVARLIAYAPLDQAEYFQRLAPDFGLVPQIGSNLGERLDNALNHCLRDGFTQAVIMDSDSPTLPADHVTRAFDDLAHTDVVLGPCEDGGYYLIGLCRPQPRLLRDVEMSTPHVLRDTLAIAKEEYLRVALLPMWYDVDTQDEFVRLQTELHFSTNGTARYTRQFFRSEM from the coding sequence ATGAAACGCGCGTTACTCGTCATCGCGAAACGTCCCAGTCCGGGGCAAACCAAAACTCGGCTGACTCCGCCCTTGGCGGCTGAACAGGCGGCGCAACTGTACGAATGTTTGTTGCGCGACACGCTCGATATCGCGCGCGCTGTGCCGGATGTGGCGCGCTTGATTGCATACGCACCGCTTGACCAGGCAGAATACTTTCAGCGTCTCGCTCCCGATTTTGGGTTGGTCCCGCAAATCGGCAGCAACCTCGGCGAGCGATTGGACAATGCGCTGAACCACTGCCTTCGCGATGGCTTTACGCAAGCCGTGATCATGGACAGCGACAGTCCAACCCTCCCAGCCGATCATGTTACGCGCGCGTTCGACGACCTCGCGCATACGGATGTTGTGCTGGGTCCTTGCGAAGATGGCGGATATTATTTGATCGGGCTATGTCGTCCGCAGCCGCGTTTATTGAGAGACGTGGAGATGTCAACCCCCCACGTCCTGCGCGACACACTCGCGATCGCGAAAGAGGAATACTTGCGCGTCGCGCTTTTGCCGATGTGGTACGACGTGGACACCCAGGATGAGTTTGTCCGATTACAAACCGAATTACATTTTTCGACGAATGGAACCGCGCGCTATACGCGCCAATTTTTCAGGAGTGAAATGTGA
- a CDS encoding DUF2029 domain-containing protein, producing the protein MRKPIIQLAALAIASALIYALALVWRYSLIEWWSVPHQTIAKISNHDPFAAVTYVLALSALFLLYALACRIVQRNSSAAMWRVAMAGAIAFNVILLWLYPVDAADIFDNIIHGRMQAYYAANPFYQTAIEFEQDRFFKYVAWEYFPSAYGPGWEWIAANVARAAGEDVVANVIAFKLVGVFAYAATTALIAMTLRQHARGRALYGALFFAWNPMVLYATVGNGHNDVVMVLFIALGFYFHACRRFTFAALALTAGALIKFIPVLLLPIILVAALKQLRAWRARVTFGASTLAACALLVAIAYAPFWRGGDVLGIARRSDLFTTSLPALIQVSLEPSVGESFSARLAIGVALVLLGAWIVRQMRVLWRRKDVPWNVTARAGASILLFYLLVSCLWFQPWYTIWSLALIALLPEQTLTRGALVLSFVATWKMPLFEFLLVPAPPLPPRAWREWRITPGVLGAAWAFCVYPFFNKTVRRINETRVTRHRETSQSGANQNSADSALGG; encoded by the coding sequence ATGCGTAAACCGATAATTCAGCTTGCCGCGCTCGCCATTGCCAGCGCGCTCATCTATGCGCTCGCGTTGGTGTGGCGATACAGTTTGATCGAATGGTGGTCGGTTCCGCACCAAACGATTGCCAAAATTTCTAACCATGATCCGTTTGCCGCCGTGACGTACGTGCTCGCGTTGAGCGCGTTGTTTCTCCTGTATGCACTCGCGTGTCGGATCGTTCAGCGTAATTCGAGCGCGGCGATGTGGCGCGTGGCAATGGCGGGCGCCATCGCATTCAACGTGATTCTGCTGTGGCTCTACCCGGTGGACGCCGCGGATATTTTCGACAACATTATTCACGGACGTATGCAAGCGTATTACGCCGCGAACCCATTTTATCAAACGGCAATCGAATTCGAGCAGGATCGTTTTTTCAAGTACGTGGCATGGGAGTACTTTCCCTCGGCGTATGGTCCGGGATGGGAGTGGATTGCCGCGAACGTCGCGCGTGCGGCGGGTGAGGACGTCGTTGCGAATGTCATCGCGTTCAAGTTGGTCGGCGTGTTCGCGTACGCCGCGACGACGGCGCTCATCGCGATGACCCTGCGACAACACGCGCGCGGACGCGCGCTGTATGGCGCGCTGTTCTTCGCATGGAACCCGATGGTGTTGTACGCCACAGTCGGCAACGGGCATAACGACGTCGTCATGGTGCTGTTTATCGCATTGGGTTTTTATTTTCACGCGTGCAGGCGGTTCACATTCGCAGCACTTGCGCTGACCGCCGGCGCGCTCATCAAATTCATTCCCGTGTTGCTCTTGCCGATTATTCTCGTCGCGGCGCTGAAGCAGTTGCGTGCCTGGCGCGCGCGGGTGACTTTTGGGGCGAGCACGCTGGCGGCGTGTGCGCTCTTGGTCGCGATCGCGTATGCGCCATTCTGGCGTGGCGGCGATGTGCTGGGTATCGCGCGGCGCAGTGATTTGTTTACGACGTCGTTGCCCGCGTTGATCCAAGTATCGCTCGAACCCAGTGTTGGCGAATCGTTTAGCGCACGGCTTGCGATAGGTGTTGCTCTCGTTTTGCTTGGCGCGTGGATTGTGCGCCAAATGCGCGTGCTGTGGCGGCGTAAAGACGTTCCATGGAACGTCACTGCGCGGGCGGGTGCATCTATCTTGCTTTTCTATCTGCTCGTTAGCTGTCTGTGGTTCCAGCCCTGGTACACCATCTGGTCTCTCGCACTCATCGCTTTGCTGCCCGAACAAACACTGACCCGCGGCGCGCTCGTATTATCCTTTGTCGCGACCTGGAAGATGCCGCTGTTCGAATTCCTGCTTGTGCCCGCGCCGCCATTGCCCCCGCGCGCTTGGCGCGAATGGCGGATCACGCCCGGCGTCCTCGGCGCTGCTTGGGCGTTTTGCGTTTACCCGTTTTTCAACAAGACCGTGAGGCGAATCAATGAAACGCGCGTTACTCGTCATCGCGAAACGTCCCAGTCCGGGGCAAACCAAAACTCGGCTGACTCCGCCCTTGGCGGCTGA